The sequence TAGGATTTCAAATGCCTTGTCATTGAGAAACCTTATTATGCCGTCCTTGTCTACTGCCATGAACCCGTCGGAAATTGTCTTGATTATAGCCTGTTCGTAATTGTTTAAAAGACGCTTCTGAATGTCGATGACTTCTTTTATAACCGTTTTTGACATAATCTTCATAGCTCCAAAAATCTCCTCGGAATATTCCGTCTCTCTACAAATGCACATAATAATCGCAGCCAGTTTGCCGTCCGTGCTGAGCACAGGGGCGACTGCAAGGACATATCTTCTGTTATCATGCACAAAAACTTCTTTTGTTTGCGTTTTGCATCTCAGTACACCTGAGAGGTCTACCCCGTTAAAACGTTTCGTTGCAAGGCACTCTCCAAAATTAAAAGCGCTGTCGAAACCTTTGAGTTCTCCATGCTTGTATATCACTTTATAATTGCTGTTCAACAGGCACATAATCATAGCTTTTGTGGGAATAGTTTCCATAAATTCTTTGATCAGCTGCTTGAGACTGTTATGAAGATTAAAATCCGTTTCAAACATTACCATCGTTCCCACCTTCCGAAACAGATTGACGGGTTATATCCAATAGGGTTTATCCCACATTTTAAAATTGTAACCCAGGCCCTTCTCTATAGCCGTTTTGTAGATATGGTCTGCAACTATAATATCAAGGCACCCCATCCCCCTTGAGGAGTACAGTATATTCTGGCCTTCAGATATCCTGGCGGGAATTTTGCCGCAGACAATGTGGCGAAGGAGTTTTATATGGTCATCTCTGATCTTCCCTTCTTTAATTAATGGATAAAAGACCGACAGGTGATTGTGTTTAATAGGTTCCCAGTCATCAACAACTATCATATCACTATCTGTGACTATTCGGGCTTCAACTTCATTGGCTCCTAACTGGGTAATGAGATATCCCTCTTTTAGCCATTCCTTTTTTACAAGGGGTCTAGTGCTGGTACTCATGGTAGCCATTATATCGGATTCAGACACCGTTTCCTGCAGGGAATTAGCAACTTCAACATTAACCCTTCCCTGGAATTCCTCTGCGATCTTTTCCGCTTTTTCCTTATAAATGTCAAACAACTTTACCTTTCTTATACCGGGAAAGACCTCGACAAGGGCCTGAATAACCGTTCTACCTATTACACCGGCACCTATACACCCTACTATTTCAGAATTCTTTCTTGCCAGGTATTTTGCAGCAATACCGGTGGCAGCTGCTGTCCTCATGGCGGTAATAAGGGTTCCTTCAATAATGGCTTTTGGTTCAACGGTAACCGGGTCACTTAAAATTACCATGTCTATACCCATCGGTAATTCCCTGGTTCTGGCGTTTGTCATTGATTCTGCAGCCCACTTGATACCCGGCCTGTTAATCTTACCACCGATATAAACGGGCATTGCAATAAATTTAGACATCCAATCCCCCGTTTCGGGGTCGTTCAGGGTTATCATTGTCTTTGGGGGATTTTCGACCTGTTCCATTCCATGGAGGCGGAAAACGGTTTCAACCTTTTCCAGAACCCCTGTCATATCCTCGAGAAGCCCTGTATTGATGACATCTTGCTGATTCAGCATAAGGATCTGCCATTCTTTCAAATCTATTTCTCCCCTTTCAATACTTTAAAACAAAAGTGTTTTAAATAGTATTCGAGAAAAGTATTATTATTCCTTCTGCTTTTATACGGATTTCAGAATAAAGACGAAAATATTACATTACATTTTTAGCATCTCCTGCTGGTGTCGTATTTGACGCATGGATGTCTACTCAGCTTATCCTAAAAACTATAACTTAGTAAGGTTCCTTTTAATTGATGATAATATTTCTCTCATCCATTGGTTAAATTAATATCAGAAAGACATACGACAAAAAGGGAGGTGCGGTCCTTGGACCATATAACCATAGTGGGAATCCGCCTAGACCATAGGGCGAGATCGGCGCCACGGGTCCAGGAAATACTGACAAAACACGGTTCAACAATAATTTCCCGATTGGGGATACCAGACCCGTCAAAGGAAGACGGCCTTATCACCCTGTATATGAAAGCTGCAGCGGATGAAGTCCAGGAATTATCTAGAGAGCTTAGTTCCATTGAAGGGGTTACCATTAATACTATGAAGCTCTAGAATACCGGTAATAACCGGTATTTTTTTGATCTTTATTAAAAATAAAAAGCGAAAAGGAAATTAAGTAAACATCTAGAATATTAATAAAATGTAACATTTTACATAAGATAGATGTTGACAAAAACGATTCGAGGATATAGAAAGATTGGGGGTAATGGTGTTGAATAAAACAAACCAGACCGTCTTTTCTGAACTTATTGCGGCTTTATCCCTTATGATGGACTTGGATGAAAATAATAAACTTTACCATGCGTGGAGAGTTGCTGCTATGGCAGCCAAAATGGCCGAAAGGTTTCTACCCGAAGAAAAGCGGAATATTTTTTATGCCGGATTGCTCCATGATATCGGCGGTATTGCACTGTCTGACCATATTATTCATTACCGGGATTTAGAAGAACAGTTCAAGAACCCGATAATAAAAGCCCATCCCCAGAAAGGAGCATATATAATAAGGCAAATTCCGAGCCTTGCAAAATCATCAGAAATGGTAATGGACCACCATGAAATGTGGGACGGCAGCGGCTATCCGCAAAATAAAAAGGGCAGTGAAATTTCTGTAGGAGGGCAGATATTAAGAATAGCCGACACCTTCGATCTTGTCAGCAGGGATCTAAAAAAACCAACCATTTCGGAGGTTTCATCAATATTGAGGAACAAAATCGGTTCCGAATTTTCCCGGGAAATATACTTTATGTGGAAGAAAACAGTTTATGAAGAGG is a genomic window of Koleobacter methoxysyntrophicus containing:
- a CDS encoding ornithine cyclodeaminase family protein; this encodes MKEWQILMLNQQDVINTGLLEDMTGVLEKVETVFRLHGMEQVENPPKTMITLNDPETGDWMSKFIAMPVYIGGKINRPGIKWAAESMTNARTRELPMGIDMVILSDPVTVEPKAIIEGTLITAMRTAAATGIAAKYLARKNSEIVGCIGAGVIGRTVIQALVEVFPGIRKVKLFDIYKEKAEKIAEEFQGRVNVEVANSLQETVSESDIMATMSTSTRPLVKKEWLKEGYLITQLGANEVEARIVTDSDMIVVDDWEPIKHNHLSVFYPLIKEGKIRDDHIKLLRHIVCGKIPARISEGQNILYSSRGMGCLDIIVADHIYKTAIEKGLGYNFKMWDKPYWI